In one window of Oncorhynchus keta strain PuntledgeMale-10-30-2019 unplaced genomic scaffold, Oket_V2 Un_scaffold_515_pilon_pilon, whole genome shotgun sequence DNA:
- the si:ch73-206p6.1 gene encoding phospholipid scramblase 1, which translates to MNTYQVPNPGLPGCPPGLEYLTQVDQLLIKQKVEFIEALAGFESNNKYEVRNAMGQNVFYAVEENDCLSRQCCGPLRSFTIKVLDNFGQEVITVTRPLKCMSCFFPCCLQELEVQAPPGNTVGYVVQQWHPISPKFIIENEHREAVLRLHGPFCGWSCLPDVDFEIVTMDEVDKIGKISKQWTGLLREAFTDADNFGIQFPMDLDVKMKAVMIGACFLVDFMFFESGNQP; encoded by the exons ATGAACACGTACCAGGTCCCGAACCCTGGCCTGCCGGGATGCCCACCCGGACTAGAGTATCTAACACAG GTTGATCAGCTACTCATCAAACAGAAAGTCGAGTTTATTGAAG CCCTGGCTGGCTTTGAGAGCAACAACAAGTATGAGGTGCGTAATGCCATGGGTCAGAACGTGTTCTATGCTGTGGAGGAGAATGACTGTCTTAGCAGGCAGTGCTGCGGACCCTTACGATCCTTCACAATAAAAGTCCTTGACAACTTTGGACAGGAGGTCATCACAGTTACCAGACCTCTCAAGTGCATGTCCTGTTTCTTCCCCTGCTGTCTGCAAGAG CTGGAGGTGCAGGCCCCCCCAGGGAACACGGTAGGCTACGTGGTCCAGCAGTGGCACCCCATCTCCCCCAAGTTCATCATAGAGAatgaacacagagaggctgtGCTGAGGCTGCACGGACCCTTCTGTGGCTGGAGTTGCTTGCCTGACGTTGACTTTGag ATCGTGACCATGGATGAAGTGGATAAGATAGGGAAGATCAGTAAACAGTGGACCGGTCTACTCCGTGAGGCGTTCACGGACGCTGATAACTTTGGGATCCAGTTCCCCATGGATCTTGACGTGAAGATGAAGGCTGTGATGATAGGAGCTTGTTTCCTCGTC GATTTCATGTTCTTTGAGAGCGGTAACCAACCCTAG